AAGCAGCTGGTGTCGCGCGTGCGCACGGCGGTGCCGGAGTCCGCGTGCCTCGTCATGTCGCCCATCGACGCGGGCGTGCGCACGCTGAGCGGTGAGGTGATTACGCGCCGGCACTCGGCGGAGGTGGCGGAGGTGTTCCGCGAGGAGGCGCGCGCGGGAGGCTGCGCCTTCTACGACACGCTGGCGGCGATGGGCGGCGAGGGCTCCGCGCTCAAGTGGCTGGAGTCCGGCCTGATGCTGGAGGACCTGGTGCACCCGCGCGTGCGCGGCTCCAACCTCCTGGGCCACCTGTTCGACCTGGCCTTGCAGCGGGCCTTCGCGCGCACGCATCCGCCGCGCGTGCCGGGCGCGGACATGACCGGTCTGCGGGACGCGACCCCGGCGCTGCGCCGCACGTTCGAGTCCCTGGCCCGCCGCGAGTCCGGCGCGAAGCTGCGCGTGGGCGTCGCGCAGTTGGGCGCGTCACACACGGCGGCGCACTACTTCTCCGACCAGGTCCGCGACGCGCTGACGAAGCGCTTCGGTGACGCGGGCCGGGGCTTCATCGCGGCGGGCAAGCCGTCCTCGCGCCTGGAGGCGGCGCACGTGACGCGCACGCTGGACGGCGCGTGGACGGTGGAGGACGCGAAGCGCACGCCCGGCGGCGCCTCCGGAAGCATCTGGGGGCTCACCGGCATCCGCGCGGTGGGCGCGCCCGGCGCGAGCCTGGGCATCTCCTTCTGCGAAGGCTGCGCGGAGGACAAGAACCGCCAGGGCCGGCTGGACCTGTACGCGCTGGACGCGCCAGGGGCCGCGGCGCCTGAAATCACGGTGGACGGCGAGGAGATTCCGCCGGAAGCCCCGCCGCCGGAGCCGCTGACGCAGCCCACGGTGCGCATCCGTTCGTTCCCGGTGACGGGCGTGGCGCACTCGGTCCAGGTGAAGGTGCCGGAGGGCGGCGGGAGCGCGACGGTGCTGGGCGCGTCGCTGGAGTACGACGTGCCGGGGCTGGTGTACGACGCGCTGGGGTTGCCCGGCGCCACGGCCTTCACGGCGCGGGACATGGATGCGCCGGCGATGGACGCGCAGCTGACCGCGCGCCGGCCGGACCTGCTGGTGTTCTGGTACGGCACCAACGAGGCGGAGCTGCCGGGACTGGACGCGGCCGGGCTGCGCCAGGACTACGCAGCGCTGATTGCGCGCATGCGCAAGGCGACGAACGCGGAGTGTCTGCTCATCGGCCCCACGGACCGGCTCCAGCAGGACGCGAATGGCCGCTGGGACGAGGCGCCGTCGCTGGCGAAGGTGCTGAGCACGTTGCCGCAGGTGGCGAAGGACGCGGGCTGCGCGTACTGGTCCGCGCGCGCGGCGATGGGCGGTGAGCGCTCCATGCAGCGCTGGCAGCGCCAGCCGGAGCCGCTGGGCCACGCGGACGGCGTGCACCTGACGCCGCGGGGGTACGCGGTGCTGGCGAACGCGTTCGTGAAGGACCTGATGGCGGCGTACGAGTCCACGAAGAAGGGCGGCGAGCCGACGGCCTCCGCCGCGGGAGCGCCCTGAGCCGTGCTGTCCCACAGCCTCCAGTACGTCGTCTTCGTCATCACGGTGTTCGCGCTCTACTGGGCGGTGCACCGGCATTACTGGCCGCGGATGCTGTTGCTGCTGGCGGCAAGCCTGCTGGTCTACCTGTCGTTCCTCGGGGTGCCGCTGAGCGCGTTCGTGGGCAGCATGCCGCCCGGCGAGCTGGTGGTGAAGCTGGTGCCGCTGTTCATCTTCCTGGCGGGGGTGACGGTGGATCACCTGCTGGTGAAGGGGATGGGGGCCACGGAGCGGCCGGGGCTGCGCAAGGCGCTGGTGGTGCTGTCCATCGTCTCCAACCTGGGGCTGCTGGCGGGCTTCAAGTACCTGGAGCTGTTGCGCAGGACGGTCGCGTCGCTGTTGGGGCCGTGGGGCGTGGAGGTGCGGCCGGAGCCGTTCCATCTGCTGTTGCCGGTGGGCCTGTCGTTCTTCGTGTTCCAGTCCATCAGCTACACGGTGGACGTGTACCGGGGGAAGGCCAGCTCCGAGCACTCGTTCGTGGAGCACCTGCTCTACATGCTGTTCTTCCCGCGCGTGTTGAGCGGACCGATTGTCCGCGCGTCGGAGCTGATGGCGCACTTCCGGGAAGTGCCCACGCTGTCATCGGATGACGGGAACAAGGCGTTGTTCCGCATCGCGGTGGGGCTGGTGAAGAAGCTGGTCATCGCGGACGTGCTGGGCAGCGGCATCGTGGATCCGGTGTTCGGCAGTCCGCACGCGTACTCGTCGGCGGAGTGCGCGGTGGCGGCGGTCGCGTACACGTTGGAGCTGTACTACGACTTCTCGGGGTACTCGGACATCGCGATTGGCGTGGCGTCGCTGTTCGGCTTCAAGTTCCCGGAGAACTTCGCGCGGCCGTACCTGGCGAAGAACCTGTTCGAGTTCTGGAACCGCTGGCACATGAGCCTGTCGTCGTGGCTGCGGGACTACCTGTACATCCCGCTGGGCGGCAACCGGCGGTCGAAGCCGCGCGTGTGCTTCAACCTGATGATGGTGATGGTGCTGGGAGGCCTGTGGCACGGGGCGGACTGGCGCTTCGCGGTCTGGGGCGCGGTGCACGGCGTGGCGTTGTGCGGGGTGCGGTGCTGGTGGTGGTTCAAGGGCAAGCAGCAGGAGCCCGGACCGGTGCGCGTGGCGTTCGGGATGCTGGCCACGTTCACGCTGGTGGTGTTGACGCGCGTGGTGTTCCGGGCGCCGGACATGGCGCACGCGGGTGAGTTCTACGCGCGGATGCTGGCCGGAATCCCGGGCCTGGCGAACGTGGGCCCGCTGGTGTGGAGCATGCTGGCCATCGCCATCCTCGCGCACGCGGTGCCGATGAAGCTCTACGACACCGCGGCGCTCGTGTTCCTCAAGCTGCCCGCGCCCGCGAGAGCGGTGGTGCTGGTGCTCCTGGGCCTGGGCATCCGCCAGCTGTCCACGCTGGAGACCCGTCCGTACGTGTACCTGCAGTTCTGAGTAGGCTGGCGCCGGATGAGTCTCCTCCGGCGAAAGCTCCTCTGGCTGAGCATCGCGGGCCTGGGCATCGCGTGCGCGAGTTCAGGTGCGCGGCGATTCTACCTGGCATCGGAACTCTCCACGCAGGACGGCTTGGACGGGCTGACCATAGCGCCTGGGCCATGGCCTGAGATTCCCGCTGTCTTGACGCAATCCGCGCTTGTTCCAGATGACCTGGTGATTCCAACGCTCCAGGCATTGCTTGAGCTTCCAGGGGCGGTTGACACATGTGATTCGAACACAGGGCGCCCTCGTCCGGAGGCATCGGAGTACTGCGTCGCCATCTATCGAACGCCTTCGGACTGGCGCGTTTCATGGCCTGTGCGCAACACATCGAAGTCGAGCGGCTCCTGCATGCCCCCGTTTGGAGGTGTCGACGACACGGATCTCGGCAGGAACCTTCCGGTCTTTGGATACGCGCACAACCATCCATGCGCCTCAGGCCTGAGCAATCAGGACCTGCGCACCTGGCCCATGGCGAAGTCGGAAGGTGCATGGGTGATGGTCGCCTATGGCACGACGCCGGATGGACGGCTCGCGCGCGACGAACAAGGACAGGTGATTCCAGCCTGGGGTTGGCTTGCCACCGGGCATCGTGATGCGCCCCGGTTCTACAGGTGGAACCAGAAAGGCGATGTCTTCCGGTGGGATGTCGATAGGAAGCGTTGGGACTTCCAGGCACGCTGCGAACCCAGTCCTCCCAGCATGCTCAGGCCTGAAGGCATTCCCCCCAACTGCTCAGCGGCACTCAACCCTTAGAGGCCCATGAGCCATTCAGGTGCAACATGTTGAAGGTTCCGCACTCGATGTTGATTGCATCGTTGCTGCTGGAGACAGGGCTCCTTGGGATGCCTTTCTGCAACAGACGGCCGGATCCAAGTCCAGCGGCAGCGCAAGCGCAGGAGGCGCCTCCAGATGCGGGGACATCCGCGACCGGCGCTGAAGCAACAATTCCCTGGCCCAAGCAAAACCTGACGCCACTCGCCACCCTGGAAGGGCCCGCCATTCAGGCCGCGCATGCAGCCCTGGAAGAGGCGCTGAAGCAGTTTCCAAAGGAGTCCAAGGGCCAGTGCGCCTTTTCCGCCCAGGCCCTTGAAGTCGTCATCGGTCAGGAGGCGGGCTGGTACTTTGTCCGCGTCAATCGACGCGTGGACAGGTGCCCCGGTTTCGGCCCGAGTGTCACGGGCCTCGAGACGGACTGGTTCGAGCTGTATGCCATTTCGCCCGATGGGCGAATCGAGCGCTATCCCTACTCCCCCTAGCCCCGGCGAGACGCACAGTCCCGCCGAGCCTACGCCACCGCTTCAGTTCGCCTGGAGAGTGAACAGGGTCACCCGGTTGTCCGTGGTCAGGCCCACGCGGTACCGCCACGTCGCGGTGCCAAACCGCACCAGGTACGTGTAGATGCGGTCGTCGCCTCGCGTCTCACGGTTCGCCAGCACCAGCGGCCCCGCTGGCCCCAGCCCCTGCAACATGGACCGGAAGAACGGACCGGCCTCCTCGAAGTACCTGGCCGGGACGTAGGCGAACATCGACGGCTCCCAGGCCCCCTGCCGCGTCTTCTCCAGCAACTCCGTGAGCCTTGCCGTCACCTCCGGCTCCGTGTCCGGAATGGGCTTGAGCGGCGGCACGGCGAGCGCCGGATTCACGATGGCCGCGATTCCCTCCACGAGCAGCGCCGGGTTCGACTTGTCCAGGTTCGCCAGCACCACGATGGACAGCCCGTCCCCCAGGAAGCGTGAGTAGGCTGTCCGGAATCCCTGCCACGATCCCGTGTGCCTGTGCAGCGGCTGACCGTTGCGCTCCAGCACCTCCCACCCGAAGCCATACGGCCAGACGACGCCGCTGTTCAGCTTCACCGGCGACAACACCTCCCGCCAGCTCTCCGGCGTCAGGATGGCCCGCTTCTCCACCGCCGCATCCCACGACAGCATGTCCTTCAACGAGAAATAGAGCGCGCCGTCCCCCGTCGTGTTCAACGCCTGCGACACCCACTGCTGGTTCTTCACCACGCCCCCCACCAGCGCGTAACCCGCCGCGCGGTTCGGGATGATGTCCGCCTCGCTGATGCCGCGCGCCGTCTTCATGCCCGCGGGCTTGAAGACCTGGCGCGCCAGCACCTCCTGATACGTCATGCCCGCGACGCGGTTCACCAGGATGCCCAGCAACACATAGCCGGAGTTGCTGTAGCTCCACCGCAGCCCCGCCGGGAACTCCAGCGGTAGCTTGTAGATGAACTCCGCGAACTCCTGCTCCGTGTAGTCCTTGCGCTCGTCGAGCAGTCCCTCCAGGTCCTTGATGCCAGACGTGTGCGTCAGCAGGTGGCGCACCGTGATGGGCTTCCATGTCTCGGGCGCATCCGGGAAGTACTTCGTCACGCTGTCGGACAACGACACGCGCCCCGCCTCCACCTGGAGCATCAGCGCCGCCGCCGTGAACATCTTCCCCACGGAACCCGACTGGAAGAGCGTGTCCGTCCCCACCGGGACCTGGTGCTCCAGGTTCGCGAAGCCATACCCCTTCGCCAGCACCACCTTGCCG
The sequence above is drawn from the Corallococcus sp. NCRR genome and encodes:
- a CDS encoding GDSL-type esterase/lipase family protein, which encodes MSLKPTSTGWTLAFTVLLAVGLSLAPLPEKYRPLPSLRQEGSLGPKLAAIALPASLRGVKAPRPPSDTMVPDAPPAAVAEADTAANDTDPRAGPQVGEAPAVPGIGLEELSAPTLAGALELEALRERMGAKHVDIELNCRKTRADGTCEEDGLAPFMKALGDLRADSRRTPVRVVHLGDSLIASDYVTDVVRDRLQERFGSGGPGFLYIHRLASAGRATRAGTASTDGWKMERLVDTHWPKDRVGWTGVAFSTSGPAQSTRYSVEGAREAELFFLAQPANGAVQVAVDGKNTQRIQTRAFGSKAEAAFARLRIPEGARTLTLTASGKTELHGVSVESGTPGVVYDTVGLLGGMAEVYLRAQPQAFRAQLKHRKPSLVVLMVGGNEAFFLSRERTTLEEVRSQMKQLVSRVRTAVPESACLVMSPIDAGVRTLSGEVITRRHSAEVAEVFREEARAGGCAFYDTLAAMGGEGSALKWLESGLMLEDLVHPRVRGSNLLGHLFDLALQRAFARTHPPRVPGADMTGLRDATPALRRTFESLARRESGAKLRVGVAQLGASHTAAHYFSDQVRDALTKRFGDAGRGFIAAGKPSSRLEAAHVTRTLDGAWTVEDAKRTPGGASGSIWGLTGIRAVGAPGASLGISFCEGCAEDKNRQGRLDLYALDAPGAAAPEITVDGEEIPPEAPPPEPLTQPTVRIRSFPVTGVAHSVQVKVPEGGGSATVLGASLEYDVPGLVYDALGLPGATAFTARDMDAPAMDAQLTARRPDLLVFWYGTNEAELPGLDAAGLRQDYAALIARMRKATNAECLLIGPTDRLQQDANGRWDEAPSLAKVLSTLPQVAKDAGCAYWSARAAMGGERSMQRWQRQPEPLGHADGVHLTPRGYAVLANAFVKDLMAAYESTKKGGEPTASAAGAP
- a CDS encoding MBOAT family O-acyltransferase, which codes for MLSHSLQYVVFVITVFALYWAVHRHYWPRMLLLLAASLLVYLSFLGVPLSAFVGSMPPGELVVKLVPLFIFLAGVTVDHLLVKGMGATERPGLRKALVVLSIVSNLGLLAGFKYLELLRRTVASLLGPWGVEVRPEPFHLLLPVGLSFFVFQSISYTVDVYRGKASSEHSFVEHLLYMLFFPRVLSGPIVRASELMAHFREVPTLSSDDGNKALFRIAVGLVKKLVIADVLGSGIVDPVFGSPHAYSSAECAVAAVAYTLELYYDFSGYSDIAIGVASLFGFKFPENFARPYLAKNLFEFWNRWHMSLSSWLRDYLYIPLGGNRRSKPRVCFNLMMVMVLGGLWHGADWRFAVWGAVHGVALCGVRCWWWFKGKQQEPGPVRVAFGMLATFTLVVLTRVVFRAPDMAHAGEFYARMLAGIPGLANVGPLVWSMLAIAILAHAVPMKLYDTAALVFLKLPAPARAVVLVLLGLGIRQLSTLETRPYVYLQF
- a CDS encoding serine hydrolase domain-containing protein; translation: MRHSSRSLALAAVFLVGLLVALPAQARDPLRERIDAFVRAEQKRLGVPGLAVGVVSHGKVVLAKGYGFANLEHQVPVGTDTLFQSGSVGKMFTAAALMLQVEAGRVSLSDSVTKYFPDAPETWKPITVRHLLTHTSGIKDLEGLLDERKDYTEQEFAEFIYKLPLEFPAGLRWSYSNSGYVLLGILVNRVAGMTYQEVLARQVFKPAGMKTARGISEADIIPNRAAGYALVGGVVKNQQWVSQALNTTGDGALYFSLKDMLSWDAAVEKRAILTPESWREVLSPVKLNSGVVWPYGFGWEVLERNGQPLHRHTGSWQGFRTAYSRFLGDGLSIVVLANLDKSNPALLVEGIAAIVNPALAVPPLKPIPDTEPEVTARLTELLEKTRQGAWEPSMFAYVPARYFEEAGPFFRSMLQGLGPAGPLVLANRETRGDDRIYTYLVRFGTATWRYRVGLTTDNRVTLFTLQAN